In Chitinophaga sp. HK235, a single window of DNA contains:
- a CDS encoding non-ribosomal peptide synthetase, which yields MTIKAFVDRLQQSHFSLTVEGEKLILKGDKSRLTDEQIAAIRKDTEVIGFIKANKQELISFLKTASQPEVKKRASNIDSMYRLSPLQEGMLFHGLYDGQTSAYLEQVSSYVFNADPELLKQTWQLLMEKHTILRTGFEHKLLEIPVQCVYNEVTLPFTIQDLRHPDAAVQQAAIDAFLAEDKAKGIDFKTPPLMRIALLQTGESNYLMVWTFHHILLDGWSISVLMEEFMQYYKQLAAGKTVEDTTTDVFEDYIRFISSQDASAAEQHWRQYMSGIEEGTLLPFIQANADRTKGIGHYHERLLTLDEENSRQAEVFARAHGLTINTLIQGVWAYLLHSYTGQDAITYGVIVSGRPEQLPGVEKRAGMYINTLPLFTTLTAETAIVEWLKQLQQGQIQCREHGYLSLNTIQQWTGISGDMFDSIFVFENYPHAEDEAIAPGAFRVDNVEIKEHSNYPLSVIVGAGAQIQVLFKYNAAILDDAYVTQLESHLRQVLLQMISSRYSEIGELSLLTEQEYTHLVYEVNQTSTPYPEHENISGLFSSQVQQCPDAIAAICGSRQLTYQSLDEQSGKLAHYLHKKGVTNETLVPVCMDRSLEMMIVILAILKAGGAYVPIDPAYPWERIRFMLEDAGNRIIITDAAFRDKMKAELAVIPEIICKEDLPVLTAAETMLPEVSIHPDQLAYIMYTSGSTGKPKGVLVTHRNIITLVYDAGYIDFKPEDAILSAGSLAFDATTFEYWGALLNGGRLVLSEDNNLVDIAVLRKTLINGRVTKLFMTAAWFNHLVDVDITVFEGLKHILVGGEKLSSQHVKKFHHHYPHIAISNGYGPTENTTFSLSYLINGNPLYDNVPIGVPLNNRTAYVLNSRLQPVPVGVTGELYVGGAGVARGYFNRPELTAEKFIAHPFSDNPLEKLYRTGDIARRLPDGNIEYITRADDQVKVRGYRIELGEVEAALQKCPLVKQCVVLAIADDYGQKNLVAWIVPQEEFDREAILDSLREQVPSYMVPGTLVEIDQLPLTANGKIDKKKLVVPSASDQTDTSYAPPRNQTEEKLVPIWQRLLKQEPIGIYDNFFDLGGHSLLAIRLVAAIRDEIGAELSVKTIFDFPTITTLADHLREKGHHAKLPPVTASQRPQRIPLSYSQERLWFIDQLEGSLHYHMPSVLRLKGQLHREALEQSLRAIIERHEVLRTSIIAEEGIPYQVIRGHEQWTLQDIDLHNLDENINTFINRPFDLSADYLLRAGVAVIGEEETMLVLVMHHIASDGWSAGILVQELSALYEQAVAAAPFSLPALPLQYADFAVWQRANVTGDFLQSQQTYWTEKLSGTEPLQLQTDYERPLLQSNAGAIFPLRIDPLLTAKLQQLSTSEGVTLYMTLLAAYKVLLYRYSGQEDICVGTVAAGRQQKETENLIGFFVNTFALRSEVNGNLSFTSLLKQVKATLLESYEHQYLPFEKVVELVVKDRDMSRSPLFQAMFVSEDAAEGEFRLGNLQVSPGQLEYTASKFDLNFMWSTSEEGIDLNIVYCSDLFAPATIERMAKHFEQLLWSAVTLPSQEVGALYMLAPEEEQTLLHQFCRQSAHLTGGNSKTIIAQFIDQVAKHPDAPAVVYEGRQLTYRELDERAGILAQFLKKKGIGHDKLVPICMERSLEMMVAILGILKAGGAYVPIDPAFPEDRIAWILEDTSSRIVLADRHLQPGLQLNNITTCIDLREDWQEISALAETAVVADDSHADHLAYVIYTSGSTGRPKGVMIEHAQLSDYLYGLHQRSNSEACRSFALVPTIATDLGNTVLFGALAAGAVLHIISAERITDAELLQEYFQANSIDCLKIVPSHWKALSTGGRLLLPEKLLIFGGEALQQDILTMIQANIAQGFSPGIQVYNHYGPTETTIGKCMYKTGVHSTGTGIPIGTPMAGAVAYITDKAGNLVPSGVGGELWIGGAGVARGYWNQWELTAEKFIQDPFSADPDARIYKTGDMARWLPDGNILFMGRTDDQVKIRGYRTEPGEIERVLQESGMVVQGIVMPRKDSTGNKYLAAYLVMKEGFTREQVLTMLRSRLPEYMIPAAILELKEIPLTANGKVNRKALPEPESSLLSGTPYVAPVTATEQLLAAIWEELLGVKQPGIHHNFFETGGHSLAAVRLLSHIRKAGYDIRLNDLMTHKTIATQASLLDRRTNGENVAATALPGGEHVVVLGGKTANRPLFIIPGGDGVVDWYDGIAACLEDTGPVYGISMPGLLEGEQPLDSVEALAAWNISRIRDLQPEGPYRLMAHSFGAYVLYEMIRQLEAVDEQVEQAIILDAPAARHVSFEDVDMLVGDALQYLEEYHLLTKPYPQWVQDLKARLASLPVAERRAFMLHAIHQQYVAHSGLPDLTQRTIRLLTSNASIGYTIAGKVNAPLLVIRAADQQWSQLGFDEWLGWKPFAEEVRAAEVPGDHVSMIKNDNAIKLAGTLNKYLNDISLTTNPII from the coding sequence ATGACCATTAAAGCGTTTGTTGACAGGCTTCAACAGTCACATTTCTCGCTGACTGTGGAAGGAGAAAAACTGATCCTGAAAGGTGATAAAAGCCGGCTTACTGATGAACAGATAGCAGCTATCAGGAAAGATACAGAAGTAATAGGATTTATCAAGGCTAACAAACAGGAGCTGATCAGTTTCCTGAAGACCGCTTCGCAGCCTGAGGTAAAGAAGAGGGCCAGCAATATTGATTCCATGTACCGCCTAAGCCCCCTGCAGGAAGGGATGCTGTTTCACGGGTTGTATGACGGGCAGACTTCTGCATATCTGGAGCAGGTTTCCAGCTATGTATTTAACGCTGACCCTGAACTGCTGAAACAGACCTGGCAGCTGTTGATGGAGAAGCATACCATTCTGCGTACAGGCTTCGAACATAAACTGCTGGAGATACCGGTACAATGTGTATATAACGAAGTGACGCTGCCTTTCACTATACAGGACCTTCGTCATCCGGATGCTGCTGTGCAACAGGCCGCGATAGATGCATTCCTGGCGGAAGACAAGGCAAAGGGAATTGATTTCAAAACACCGCCGCTGATGCGTATTGCATTGTTGCAGACCGGTGAAAGTAATTATTTAATGGTCTGGACCTTTCATCATATCCTGCTGGATGGATGGTCTATCTCGGTACTGATGGAAGAATTCATGCAGTACTATAAACAACTGGCCGCAGGTAAAACAGTGGAGGATACGACAACAGATGTGTTTGAAGATTATATCCGCTTTATCTCATCACAGGATGCCAGCGCTGCAGAGCAGCACTGGCGGCAATATATGAGCGGCATTGAAGAAGGAACACTGTTGCCATTCATCCAGGCAAACGCGGACCGTACAAAGGGCATTGGTCATTATCATGAACGATTGCTTACGCTCGACGAAGAAAACAGCCGCCAGGCTGAAGTATTTGCGAGAGCACACGGACTTACGATCAATACACTGATACAAGGCGTATGGGCGTACCTGTTACATAGTTATACCGGCCAGGATGCCATTACATATGGGGTTATCGTGTCTGGCAGGCCGGAACAGCTGCCAGGGGTCGAAAAGCGTGCTGGTATGTACATCAATACCTTACCGCTGTTTACAACCCTTACTGCAGAAACAGCTATTGTGGAGTGGCTGAAACAACTGCAACAGGGACAGATACAATGCCGCGAACATGGCTACCTGTCACTGAATACCATCCAGCAATGGACAGGCATCAGCGGGGATATGTTTGACAGCATCTTTGTATTCGAAAACTATCCGCATGCAGAAGACGAAGCCATCGCACCGGGAGCATTCCGGGTAGATAATGTGGAGATCAAAGAACACTCCAATTACCCGCTGAGTGTTATTGTGGGTGCAGGTGCACAGATACAGGTACTTTTCAAATACAATGCGGCCATCCTGGACGATGCTTATGTTACACAGCTGGAAAGCCATCTCCGGCAGGTGCTGCTGCAGATGATCTCATCCCGTTACAGCGAAATCGGGGAGCTGTCTCTGCTGACGGAACAAGAGTATACGCATCTGGTGTATGAAGTAAACCAAACATCTACGCCTTATCCGGAGCATGAAAATATAAGCGGGCTGTTTAGCAGCCAGGTGCAGCAATGCCCGGACGCGATAGCTGCCATCTGTGGCTCCCGACAGCTTACCTACCAATCACTGGATGAGCAGTCAGGAAAGCTGGCGCATTACCTGCATAAAAAAGGCGTAACAAACGAAACACTGGTGCCGGTTTGTATGGACCGCAGCCTCGAGATGATGATAGTGATCCTGGCCATTCTGAAAGCGGGTGGTGCTTATGTGCCCATTGATCCGGCATATCCGTGGGAGCGTATTCGTTTTATGCTGGAAGATGCCGGTAACCGTATCATCATCACAGATGCGGCTTTCAGGGACAAGATGAAAGCGGAGCTAGCTGTGATCCCGGAAATCATCTGTAAAGAAGATCTGCCGGTACTGACCGCCGCTGAAACAATGTTGCCGGAAGTATCTATACATCCTGACCAGCTGGCATATATCATGTACACTTCCGGATCTACCGGAAAACCCAAAGGGGTGCTGGTGACACACCGCAACATCATCACCCTCGTATATGATGCCGGTTATATTGATTTCAAACCCGAAGATGCAATACTGTCGGCAGGATCGCTGGCCTTTGATGCCACTACTTTTGAATACTGGGGAGCGCTGCTCAATGGAGGCCGGCTGGTACTGAGTGAAGATAATAACCTGGTGGATATTGCTGTACTCAGAAAGACGCTGATAAATGGCAGGGTGACCAAGCTATTTATGACGGCCGCCTGGTTCAATCACTTGGTGGACGTTGATATCACTGTATTTGAGGGCTTGAAGCATATACTGGTGGGTGGAGAAAAATTGTCTTCACAACATGTGAAAAAATTCCATCATCATTACCCACATATCGCTATCAGCAATGGCTATGGACCAACTGAGAACACCACCTTCTCTCTCAGTTATCTTATCAATGGAAATCCGTTGTACGATAATGTTCCGATAGGAGTACCCCTCAATAACCGTACTGCCTATGTGCTGAATAGCCGGCTGCAGCCGGTTCCGGTAGGTGTTACCGGAGAACTGTATGTCGGTGGTGCCGGTGTTGCCAGAGGTTATTTCAATCGGCCCGAACTGACGGCAGAAAAATTTATCGCTCATCCTTTCAGTGACAATCCACTGGAAAAATTATACCGTACCGGTGATATTGCGCGCCGGCTTCCGGATGGCAATATAGAATATATCACCCGGGCAGATGATCAGGTAAAGGTCCGCGGATACCGTATAGAGCTGGGAGAGGTGGAAGCAGCCCTGCAAAAATGCCCACTGGTAAAACAATGCGTAGTACTGGCCATTGCTGATGATTACGGACAGAAAAACCTGGTGGCCTGGATTGTACCGCAGGAGGAATTTGACAGAGAAGCAATATTGGACTCCTTGCGGGAACAGGTGCCTTCCTATATGGTGCCGGGCACACTGGTAGAGATAGACCAGCTGCCGCTGACTGCCAACGGTAAGATCGATAAGAAAAAACTAGTAGTCCCCAGCGCCAGTGATCAAACGGATACTTCGTATGCCCCTCCCCGTAATCAAACGGAAGAAAAGCTGGTGCCCATCTGGCAGCGGCTGCTGAAGCAGGAGCCCATCGGTATTTACGATAATTTCTTTGATCTGGGTGGCCACTCTCTGTTGGCTATCAGGTTGGTGGCCGCCATCCGGGATGAGATAGGGGCAGAGTTGTCCGTCAAAACTATATTTGACTTTCCTACCATCACAACGCTGGCGGATCATCTCCGCGAGAAAGGGCACCATGCAAAGCTCCCGCCAGTCACAGCCTCCCAGCGCCCGCAACGGATACCCTTGTCGTATAGCCAGGAACGTTTGTGGTTTATCGATCAGCTGGAAGGAAGCCTGCACTATCATATGCCTTCTGTACTCCGCTTGAAAGGACAATTACACCGGGAGGCATTGGAACAATCACTGCGGGCTATCATTGAACGCCATGAAGTGCTGAGGACTTCCATCATCGCTGAAGAGGGCATTCCTTATCAGGTGATCAGAGGACATGAACAGTGGACACTGCAAGATATTGACCTCCATAACCTGGATGAAAATATTAATACCTTTATCAATCGGCCATTCGACCTGTCGGCAGATTACCTGCTGCGTGCAGGCGTGGCTGTTATAGGAGAGGAAGAAACCATGCTGGTGTTGGTGATGCACCACATTGCCTCTGATGGCTGGTCTGCCGGCATATTGGTACAAGAGCTTAGTGCTCTGTATGAACAGGCTGTGGCTGCAGCTCCATTCTCTTTACCAGCCCTGCCATTGCAATACGCAGATTTTGCGGTCTGGCAGCGGGCCAATGTGACAGGGGATTTCCTGCAGTCACAACAAACCTACTGGACGGAAAAACTCTCCGGCACAGAGCCACTGCAGCTGCAAACAGACTATGAACGTCCGCTGCTGCAAAGTAATGCCGGTGCTATCTTTCCACTCCGCATAGATCCGCTGCTGACAGCCAAATTACAACAACTTAGCACCAGTGAAGGCGTAACGCTGTATATGACCCTGCTGGCGGCTTATAAAGTGCTGCTGTACCGCTACAGTGGACAGGAAGATATCTGTGTAGGCACAGTGGCCGCAGGCAGGCAGCAAAAGGAAACCGAAAATCTCATCGGCTTTTTTGTCAATACGTTTGCCCTGAGAAGTGAAGTGAATGGGAATCTGTCCTTTACCTCACTACTGAAACAGGTGAAAGCCACACTGCTGGAGAGTTACGAACACCAGTACCTTCCATTCGAAAAAGTAGTGGAGCTGGTGGTGAAAGACCGTGATATGAGCAGAAGTCCTTTGTTCCAGGCCATGTTTGTATCTGAAGATGCAGCGGAGGGCGAATTCCGGCTGGGCAATCTGCAGGTATCACCCGGACAACTGGAATATACCGCTTCCAAGTTCGACCTCAATTTTATGTGGTCTACATCAGAGGAAGGCATTGATCTGAATATCGTTTATTGCAGTGATCTCTTTGCGCCGGCCACCATTGAGCGTATGGCCAAACATTTCGAACAGTTGTTATGGTCTGCCGTTACGCTGCCTTCCCAGGAAGTAGGTGCACTTTATATGCTGGCGCCAGAAGAAGAGCAGACACTGTTGCATCAGTTCTGCAGACAATCCGCCCACCTTACCGGCGGAAACAGCAAAACAATTATCGCTCAGTTCATCGACCAGGTGGCTAAACACCCGGATGCACCGGCTGTAGTATATGAAGGCCGGCAACTGACCTACAGGGAACTGGATGAGCGTGCAGGCATACTGGCGCAGTTCCTCAAAAAGAAAGGAATAGGACACGACAAGCTGGTGCCGATATGTATGGAACGCAGCCTAGAGATGATGGTAGCGATACTCGGCATCCTCAAGGCCGGCGGCGCTTATGTGCCGATTGATCCTGCTTTCCCGGAAGACAGAATTGCCTGGATACTGGAAGATACCAGCAGCAGGATTGTGCTGGCAGACCGTCATCTGCAGCCTGGACTACAGCTGAATAATATTACTACGTGTATAGATCTCCGTGAGGACTGGCAGGAGATCAGTGCCCTTGCAGAAACAGCCGTGGTAGCCGATGATAGTCATGCAGATCATCTGGCTTATGTGATCTATACATCCGGTTCTACCGGAAGGCCCAAAGGGGTCATGATAGAACATGCTCAGCTATCAGACTATCTGTATGGTCTTCATCAGCGGAGCAACTCAGAAGCATGCCGTTCGTTTGCACTGGTACCCACTATCGCCACAGACCTGGGCAATACCGTGCTCTTTGGGGCTCTGGCTGCCGGCGCGGTGTTGCATATCATTTCTGCCGAAAGGATTACCGATGCAGAGCTGCTACAGGAATATTTCCAGGCTAACAGCATCGACTGTCTGAAAATAGTGCCTTCCCACTGGAAAGCATTGAGCACCGGAGGCAGGCTGCTGTTGCCGGAAAAGCTGCTCATCTTCGGGGGCGAAGCCCTTCAGCAGGATATCCTGACCATGATACAGGCTAATATTGCCCAGGGCTTTAGCCCTGGGATCCAGGTATATAACCATTACGGACCTACGGAGACAACGATCGGTAAGTGTATGTACAAAACAGGGGTACACAGTACCGGTACAGGTATACCTATAGGTACGCCCATGGCCGGAGCGGTAGCCTATATCACCGATAAGGCCGGAAACCTGGTACCATCGGGTGTAGGCGGCGAACTATGGATCGGGGGAGCCGGAGTAGCAAGAGGTTACTGGAATCAGTGGGAGCTGACTGCAGAGAAATTTATACAGGACCCTTTCAGCGCTGACCCCGACGCCAGAATATATAAAACCGGCGACATGGCCCGCTGGCTGCCCGACGGTAACATTCTCTTCATGGGGCGCACCGACGATCAGGTAAAGATCCGCGGCTATAGAACAGAGCCCGGTGAAATAGAACGGGTGTTACAGGAAAGTGGTATGGTAGTACAGGGAATCGTGATGCCTCGTAAAGACAGTACCGGCAACAAATACCTGGCTGCCTACCTCGTCATGAAAGAAGGCTTCACACGTGAACAAGTGCTGACGATGCTGAGAAGCCGTCTGCCTGAATATATGATACCCGCTGCCATACTGGAACTGAAAGAAATTCCGCTGACAGCCAACGGAAAAGTAAACCGCAAAGCCCTGCCGGAACCAGAATCCAGTCTGCTCTCCGGTACGCCCTATGTAGCACCGGTGACAGCTACTGAACAATTGCTGGCCGCTATCTGGGAAGAGTTACTGGGAGTAAAACAACCAGGCATTCATCATAACTTTTTTGAAACAGGCGGGCATTCACTTGCAGCGGTACGTTTGCTTTCACATATCAGAAAAGCTGGTTACGATATACGGCTGAATGATCTCATGACACATAAAACCATTGCTACACAGGCCAGCCTGCTGGACCGACGCACAAATGGCGAAAATGTTGCTGCAACGGCACTTCCCGGCGGAGAGCATGTAGTAGTGCTGGGTGGTAAAACCGCCAACAGGCCGCTGTTCATTATCCCCGGCGGCGATGGCGTGGTAGACTGGTACGATGGTATAGCAGCCTGTCTGGAAGATACCGGGCCGGTGTATGGTATCAGTATGCCCGGTCTCCTGGAAGGAGAACAGCCACTGGACAGCGTGGAAGCACTGGCGGCATGGAATATCAGCCGTATCAGGGACTTACAGCCGGAGGGGCCTTACAGACTGATGGCGCATTCTTTTGGCGCATATGTGCTGTATGAGATGATCAGGCAACTTGAAGCCGTGGATGAGCAGGTAGAACAAGCCATTATACTGGATGCGCCGGCAGCCCGCCATGTATCCTTTGAAGATGTGGACATGCTGGTAGGGGATGCGCTGCAGTATCTCGAAGAATATCACCTGCTGACTAAGCCTTATCCGCAATGGGTACAGGATCTCAAAGCCAGGCTGGCATCACTGCCGGTAGCGGAAAGACGGGCTTTTATGCTCCATGCCATCCACCAACAGTATGTGGCGCACAGCGGCCTGCCGGATCTGACACAGCGGACCATCCGCCTGTTGACCAGCAATGCTTCTATTGGTTATACCATTGCGGGTAAAGTGAATGCTCCGTTGCTGGTAATACGTGCTGCAGATCAGCAATGGTCACAGCTGGGCTTCGATGAGTGGCTGGGCTGGAAACCCTTTGCAGAGGAAGTAAGAGCAGCAGAAGTACCAGGGGATCACGTGTCGATGATCAAAAATGACAATGCAATAAAACTGGCCGGCACACTGAACAAATATCTGAATGATATCAGCCTGACCACTAATCCTATTATATAA